A window of Tautonia plasticadhaerens contains these coding sequences:
- a CDS encoding Gfo/Idh/MocA family protein, whose translation MSTGLPEGLDHLPPMPEGRDLGIGVVGAGFIVRDCHLVSYADAGFRVVGLTSRTRATAEEVAALRGVPEVFDSVEALLDDPGVDVVDVAVPPLAQLEIIRRIVSHPRTPKGILAQKPLAMTIGEARELVESCERAGVVLQVNQNMRYDHSVRALKTLIDRGALGDPVLATIDMRAIPHWMPWAEGLRSLSTFIMSIHHLDTLRYWLGDPARVLASTRPDPRTSFPHADGINLTILEYDDGARACSIDDVWAGPAREGAAPDIGIRWRFEGTKGAALGTIGWPGWPDRVPSTIDYTTVDDGIWHRPRWPEAWFPDAFAGPMAGLMIALESGSEPDISGRDNLGTVALCEAVLRASSEHRAVGLTP comes from the coding sequence ATGTCGACCGGCTTGCCAGAGGGCCTCGACCATCTGCCCCCCATGCCCGAGGGTCGGGATCTGGGGATCGGCGTCGTGGGGGCGGGGTTCATCGTCCGGGATTGCCACCTCGTCTCCTACGCCGACGCCGGATTCCGGGTCGTCGGGCTGACCTCCCGGACCCGGGCCACCGCCGAGGAGGTCGCCGCACTGCGGGGCGTCCCGGAGGTGTTTGACTCGGTCGAGGCCCTGCTCGACGACCCCGGGGTCGACGTCGTCGACGTCGCCGTCCCCCCCCTGGCCCAGCTGGAGATCATCCGACGGATCGTCTCCCACCCGAGGACCCCCAAGGGCATCCTCGCGCAGAAGCCGCTGGCGATGACGATCGGCGAAGCCCGAGAGCTCGTCGAGTCCTGCGAGCGGGCGGGGGTCGTCCTGCAAGTCAACCAGAACATGAGGTACGACCATTCGGTCCGCGCCCTGAAGACGCTGATCGACCGGGGCGCCCTGGGCGACCCGGTCCTGGCGACGATTGACATGCGGGCGATCCCCCACTGGATGCCCTGGGCCGAGGGCTTGCGGTCGCTCTCCACCTTCATCATGAGCATCCACCACCTGGATACCCTCCGCTACTGGCTCGGCGACCCGGCCCGGGTCCTCGCCAGCACCCGGCCCGACCCGAGGACCAGCTTCCCGCACGCCGACGGCATCAACCTGACCATCCTCGAATACGACGACGGGGCCCGGGCCTGCTCCATCGACGACGTCTGGGCCGGCCCCGCCCGGGAGGGGGCCGCGCCCGACATCGGCATCCGCTGGCGGTTCGAGGGCACGAAGGGGGCGGCCCTCGGCACCATCGGCTGGCCAGGCTGGCCGGATCGGGTGCCGAGCACGATCGACTACACCACCGTCGACGACGGCATCTGGCACCGCCCCCGATGGCCCGAGGCGTGGTTCCCCGACGCCTTCGCCGGCCCGATGGCCGGCCTGATGATCGCCCTGGAGTCGGGCTCGGAGCCCGACATCTCCGGCCGGGACAACCTCGGCACCGTCGCCCTCTGCGAGGCGGTCCTCCGCGCCTCCTCCGAGCACCGCGCCGTCGGGTTGACCCCCTGA
- a CDS encoding CDP-alcohol phosphatidyltransferase family protein, with protein MTARHPTLSELRRRELFGPDARIGNWLARRFARPTAVYGTWLAVRLGCSANQLTMAALAASLSSAAAIGLGTRAGFVAGSLLCLLAFWLDRVDGQVARWRGTAGLVGVYLDYLMHHAASMALGFSLGFGLANRTGDPSWAAAGFAVSAGWTFLSIHNDCRYKAFFQPLKRSAGSFRVDGGSGGRPGPPAPWPKRGIGMLTWPCYKSCEPHVSLMTLLGLSALAVVFPPAWEVAWRAYALAMAAMAPVLASARVARAVRRKAVDEEFSDWFRPIERSSTPSSPGASHAGNPRS; from the coding sequence ATGACCGCCCGCCACCCGACCCTCTCCGAGCTTCGGCGCCGGGAGCTGTTCGGCCCCGACGCCCGGATCGGCAACTGGCTCGCCCGGCGCTTCGCCCGGCCGACCGCGGTCTATGGGACCTGGCTCGCCGTCCGGCTCGGATGCTCGGCGAATCAACTGACGATGGCGGCGCTGGCCGCCTCGCTCTCCTCCGCCGCGGCGATCGGCCTCGGGACGCGCGCCGGGTTCGTCGCCGGGTCCCTGCTCTGCCTCCTGGCGTTCTGGCTCGACCGGGTCGACGGACAGGTCGCCCGCTGGCGGGGGACCGCGGGGCTCGTCGGGGTCTATCTCGATTATCTGATGCATCACGCGGCCTCGATGGCGCTCGGATTCTCGCTCGGCTTCGGGCTCGCGAACCGGACGGGGGATCCCTCCTGGGCGGCAGCCGGTTTCGCGGTCTCGGCGGGCTGGACCTTCCTGAGCATCCACAACGATTGCCGATACAAGGCGTTCTTCCAGCCGCTCAAGCGGTCCGCCGGCTCCTTCCGGGTCGATGGCGGCTCCGGCGGGCGGCCGGGCCCCCCTGCCCCGTGGCCGAAGCGAGGCATCGGGATGCTGACGTGGCCCTGCTACAAGTCGTGCGAGCCCCACGTCTCGCTGATGACGCTGCTCGGACTGTCGGCCCTGGCGGTGGTGTTCCCTCCGGCGTGGGAGGTTGCCTGGCGGGCTTACGCCCTGGCGATGGCGGCGATGGCCCCGGTGCTCGCCTCGGCCCGGGTCGCGAGGGCCGTCCGGAGGAAGGCCGTCGACGAAGAGTTCTCCGACTGGTTCCGACCGATCGAACGATCGTCCACGCCATCGTCCCCTGGCGCCAGCCACGCCGGCAATCCCCGCTCGTAG
- a CDS encoding glycosyltransferase family 39 protein, with product MLDLGFTLLLASWSAAVGLALLRRLGPRPEYPADALGLAITLGLGTLATAALGLAQFGRLGPEGLLTVLGLGLVGVIWSRSATVLDPAPGQPYPAPRERGAGRGEGASPEADRPDNPVRRHGLHPLDLVFDASLIVILVGSLLTALAPPTDGDALCYHLQVPKLFLGDGSASFDPDLHETVYPLVTELLYAVALAFRGPVACRLVQWTLGIAFALNVASLARPFLGDRARWAATIALGVPAVSNGMGAPLNDVALATFGTAALVAWCRWLDRPTPGAAALAGVLAGLAMGVKYPALVWAGVIGLGMVLAARPGRLPVRSALAHAALFGGVAALIGGCWYLRAYLATGNPVHPFFRDVFGSGFDVVLTPDKRPMDPTPWNVLTALVPMTLDPNRFDSFAHQFGPAFLLFLPAMLLRRPPARLAAIVAVSYAFVVLCLTQRQSMRFVLLAVGPMSVAVAWLALGWRERRGIAPRLLLSGLALVLAFEATIAASRARHGLAAAIGLESHDEFLSRREPTYRVGRWIDDHLPEHARIVGQDHRGFYLSRPYTMEKAHRRRTGLGTRGESPDQVVTHLVGRGFTHLLLCPPVPEDAVEFDPELGRLLAPWLDGRVPLHAESITDPDGVTRRYALYDLHDPSPIASAPDRDPLQ from the coding sequence ATGCTCGACCTCGGTTTCACCCTCCTCCTCGCCTCGTGGTCGGCGGCCGTCGGCCTCGCCCTGCTCCGGCGCCTCGGCCCGCGCCCCGAGTACCCGGCCGACGCCCTCGGCCTGGCGATCACGCTGGGACTGGGCACCCTGGCCACCGCGGCCCTCGGCCTGGCCCAGTTCGGTCGACTCGGGCCGGAGGGGTTGCTGACGGTGCTCGGCCTCGGGCTCGTCGGAGTGATCTGGTCGCGTTCGGCCACCGTCCTCGACCCCGCCCCGGGTCAACCCTACCCCGCCCCCCGCGAGCGGGGTGCGGGCCGGGGTGAGGGGGCATCGCCCGAGGCGGATCGCCCCGACAACCCGGTTCGACGCCACGGCCTGCACCCCCTCGACCTCGTCTTCGACGCCTCCCTCATCGTCATCCTGGTCGGTTCGCTGCTGACCGCCCTGGCCCCGCCGACCGACGGCGACGCCCTCTGCTACCACCTCCAGGTGCCGAAGCTGTTCCTCGGCGACGGCTCGGCGTCCTTCGATCCGGACCTCCACGAGACGGTCTACCCGCTGGTCACGGAGCTGCTCTACGCCGTCGCGCTGGCCTTCCGGGGCCCGGTCGCGTGCCGGCTGGTCCAGTGGACGCTCGGGATCGCCTTCGCCCTGAACGTGGCGAGCCTGGCCCGGCCCTTCCTGGGTGATCGGGCCCGGTGGGCGGCGACGATCGCCCTGGGCGTGCCGGCGGTCTCCAACGGCATGGGGGCGCCGCTGAACGACGTGGCCCTCGCCACCTTCGGCACGGCGGCCCTGGTCGCCTGGTGCCGCTGGCTCGACCGGCCGACCCCGGGTGCCGCCGCGCTCGCCGGAGTGCTGGCCGGCCTGGCGATGGGGGTGAAGTACCCGGCCCTCGTCTGGGCCGGGGTGATCGGCCTGGGGATGGTGCTGGCCGCCCGGCCGGGCCGGCTGCCGGTCCGATCGGCCCTGGCGCACGCGGCCCTCTTCGGGGGCGTCGCCGCGCTGATCGGCGGGTGCTGGTATCTGAGGGCGTACCTCGCCACCGGGAACCCGGTCCACCCGTTCTTCCGGGACGTCTTCGGCTCGGGCTTCGACGTGGTGCTGACCCCCGACAAGCGGCCGATGGACCCCACCCCCTGGAACGTCCTGACCGCGCTGGTGCCGATGACCCTCGACCCGAACCGCTTCGACAGCTTCGCCCACCAGTTCGGCCCCGCCTTCCTCCTGTTCCTGCCGGCGATGCTGCTCCGCCGCCCCCCGGCCCGGCTCGCCGCGATCGTCGCCGTGTCGTATGCCTTCGTCGTGCTCTGCCTGACCCAGCGCCAGAGCATGCGATTCGTCCTGCTCGCCGTCGGGCCGATGTCGGTGGCGGTCGCCTGGCTGGCCCTCGGTTGGCGGGAACGCAGGGGGATCGCCCCCAGGCTGCTGCTGTCGGGTCTCGCCCTGGTGCTCGCCTTCGAGGCGACGATCGCCGCCTCCCGCGCCCGGCACGGCCTCGCCGCGGCGATCGGGCTCGAATCACATGACGAGTTCCTCAGCCGTCGAGAGCCGACCTACCGGGTCGGCCGGTGGATCGACGACCACCTGCCCGAGCATGCCCGGATCGTCGGCCAGGACCACCGGGGGTTCTACCTCTCCCGGCCCTACACCATGGAGAAGGCCCACCGCCGGCGGACCGGCCTGGGGACCCGGGGCGAGTCCCCCGACCAGGTCGTCACCCACCTCGTCGGGCGCGGGTTCACCCACCTGCTGCTCTGCCCGCCCGTCCCCGAGGACGCCGTCGAGTTCGACCCCGAGCTCGGCCGGCTGCTCGCCCCCTGGCTCGACGGCCGGGTGCCGCTGCACGCCGAATCGATCACCGACCCCGACGGCGTCACCCGGCGGTACGCGCTCTACGACCTCCACGACCCGTCACCGATCGCCTCCGCCCCCGACCGGGACCCGCTCCAATGA
- a CDS encoding lipopolysaccharide biosynthesis protein, protein MTAIPSPPPAPAVARPPGAAEPPAAEGRRALNDSLIVTVGGQLERALGTLTALAMKWGLDPAQHGIYSGLRLTLDHANRASLGIGRGAVQEIPVLLASGREDEARRVADASFAACTAAALLYAAGLLALAWWRWPRGPDPDPTALAWSAGLIAVAALVLIKRYQDFLIALHRAQRRFALTTELAVVDAALFAALVALGLWLAGLWGLLAAIGLLGLFNVAYLHARHPMRLGLAWDGPITLRLLRTGLPILANSAAFAGLLSLDRVLILSLAPDGAEAAGYYAIALMGTGWTLDLGGRIASVMYTYFQTTLGRTRDPVAVARQAARVVEAMAPPLIAGSAVAYLVAPTFLGTLVPRYAPGLEALRPLLPGTVLLGLALPAREAMIAVDRPYRLALVTLPGLLLAAAVGGIGAMRSGIVGVAWGMTAGYATVYLLTSLSALVGGLGSRGWLAHQARLARTICWYAAGALLAAHLPIGGPSWKTFTLRLLLLAAWGLPALAVWGRSHGWGGLAGRFGRGAPPRPDSGRPEAG, encoded by the coding sequence GTGACCGCCATCCCGAGCCCTCCCCCCGCCCCCGCCGTCGCCCGCCCCCCGGGGGCCGCCGAGCCCCCGGCCGCCGAGGGCCGTCGCGCCCTGAACGACAGCCTGATCGTGACGGTCGGCGGCCAGCTCGAGCGCGCCCTCGGCACCCTGACCGCCCTGGCGATGAAGTGGGGACTCGACCCCGCGCAGCACGGCATCTACTCCGGACTCCGGCTGACCCTCGACCACGCCAACCGCGCCAGCCTCGGCATCGGCCGGGGGGCCGTCCAGGAGATTCCCGTGCTCCTGGCCTCGGGCCGGGAGGACGAGGCGAGGCGCGTGGCCGACGCCTCCTTCGCCGCCTGCACCGCCGCCGCCCTGCTCTACGCCGCCGGGCTGCTCGCCCTGGCCTGGTGGCGGTGGCCGAGGGGCCCCGACCCCGACCCGACCGCCCTGGCCTGGTCCGCCGGCCTAATCGCGGTGGCGGCCCTCGTGCTCATCAAGCGATATCAGGACTTCCTGATCGCCCTGCACCGCGCCCAGCGCCGGTTCGCCCTGACGACGGAGCTGGCCGTCGTCGACGCGGCCCTGTTCGCCGCCCTGGTGGCCCTGGGCCTCTGGCTGGCGGGCCTGTGGGGCCTGCTGGCGGCTATCGGCCTGCTCGGCCTCTTCAACGTCGCCTACCTCCACGCCCGGCACCCCATGCGGCTGGGCCTGGCCTGGGACGGCCCGATCACGCTCCGGCTGCTGCGGACCGGCCTGCCGATCCTGGCCAACTCGGCCGCCTTCGCCGGGCTGTTGAGCCTCGACCGCGTGCTGATCCTCTCGCTGGCCCCTGATGGCGCCGAGGCGGCCGGCTACTACGCGATCGCCCTGATGGGTACCGGCTGGACGCTCGACCTGGGCGGGCGGATCGCCTCGGTCATGTATACCTATTTCCAGACGACGCTGGGACGCACCCGGGATCCCGTCGCCGTGGCGAGGCAGGCCGCCCGGGTGGTCGAAGCGATGGCCCCGCCGCTGATCGCCGGCAGCGCCGTGGCCTACCTCGTCGCCCCGACGTTCCTGGGGACGCTGGTCCCCCGATACGCCCCTGGCCTGGAGGCCCTCCGGCCGCTGCTGCCCGGGACGGTGCTGCTGGGGCTGGCCCTGCCGGCCCGGGAGGCGATGATCGCCGTCGACCGCCCCTATCGCCTGGCCCTGGTCACCCTGCCCGGCCTGCTGCTGGCGGCCGCGGTCGGCGGGATCGGGGCGATGCGATCGGGGATCGTCGGCGTCGCCTGGGGGATGACGGCCGGCTACGCGACGGTCTACCTGCTGACCAGCCTCTCGGCCCTGGTGGGCGGACTCGGATCCCGGGGCTGGCTGGCCCACCAGGCCCGGCTCGCCCGGACAATTTGCTGGTACGCGGCCGGTGCCCTGCTCGCGGCCCACCTGCCGATCGGCGGCCCGTCCTGGAAGACGTTCACCCTCCGCCTGCTGCTGCTCGCCGCCTGGGGACTGCCCGCGTTGGCGGTTTGGGGCCGGTCCCACGGCTGGGGCGGGCTGGCCGGGCGATTCGGGCGCGGGGCCCCGCCTCGTCCGGACTCGGGGCGACCCGAGGCCGGCTGA
- a CDS encoding class I SAM-dependent methyltransferase, with translation MIPIRARSTSFDLDSPPPLPERVVDAWRRRGPRYVWHKALRRGLRRWPSWRRRILYRNPRSYWNLRGGHDYFREQEGQPGRARRAEWLADRIARYAPDSVLEIGCGYGKQLRELRGRLPAAALVGVDFSPSQLDYAQEYLDDLDGLSLLLGDGQRLPFPDSSFDLVLTSAVILHNAPEVADRIRREAIRVARRWVAHNEDTDRTYNRFGYDTAAWYRQAGIRLAEVGPIPVGPADEVARSQFCVAAL, from the coding sequence GTGATCCCGATCCGAGCCCGATCCACCAGCTTCGACCTCGACTCCCCCCCGCCGCTCCCGGAACGCGTCGTCGACGCCTGGAGGCGGCGGGGGCCCCGGTACGTCTGGCACAAGGCCCTGCGTCGAGGCCTCCGTCGCTGGCCCTCCTGGAGGAGACGGATACTCTACCGAAACCCGCGCTCGTATTGGAACCTGCGTGGCGGCCATGATTATTTTCGGGAACAGGAAGGCCAGCCGGGCCGAGCCCGACGCGCCGAGTGGCTGGCCGACCGGATCGCCCGATACGCCCCGGACTCGGTGCTGGAGATCGGCTGCGGCTACGGCAAGCAGCTCCGAGAACTGCGAGGCCGACTGCCCGCCGCGGCGCTGGTCGGGGTCGACTTCAGCCCCTCCCAGCTCGACTACGCCCAGGAGTACCTCGACGACCTCGACGGCCTCTCCCTGCTCCTGGGGGACGGCCAGCGGCTGCCGTTCCCGGATTCCTCGTTCGACCTGGTGCTCACCTCCGCGGTGATCCTCCACAACGCCCCCGAGGTGGCCGACCGGATCCGTCGCGAGGCGATCCGGGTCGCCCGCCGTTGGGTGGCGCACAACGAGGATACGGACCGGACCTACAATCGGTTCGGCTACGACACCGCCGCCTGGTACCGCCAGGCCGGCATCCGGCTGGCCGAGGTCGGCCCGATCCCCGTCGGCCCGGCCGACGAGGTCGCCCGCTCGCAATTCTGCGTCGCCGCGCTCTGA
- a CDS encoding DUF2617 family protein encodes MGVSYGRSKVVDLEFQVFARAIHPDWFAVRSHRRVSRPAWEADLRIIEGGHAITWTNGTGCLTEVLRGPETPLPDRGVLLRRPVRHEHSATLRQGVAVEYQTCFDSERLDDEVFRHLCDELSLDAGKGLYHRFSPRNRMAPSPVSFIRVDPRANGLSVQAFHTFPDDCSIVRTQSLFEVLDPGRR; translated from the coding sequence ATGGGCGTCAGCTACGGTCGGTCGAAGGTCGTCGACCTCGAATTCCAGGTCTTCGCCCGGGCAATCCACCCGGACTGGTTCGCCGTCCGCAGCCACCGCCGGGTCAGCCGTCCGGCCTGGGAGGCCGACCTCAGAATCATCGAGGGCGGCCACGCGATCACCTGGACCAACGGGACGGGATGCCTGACCGAGGTGCTCCGCGGGCCGGAGACCCCGCTGCCCGACCGGGGCGTGCTGCTGCGCCGTCCGGTCCGCCACGAGCACTCGGCGACCCTCCGGCAGGGGGTCGCCGTCGAGTACCAGACCTGCTTCGATTCCGAACGCCTCGACGACGAGGTCTTCCGCCACCTCTGCGACGAGCTGTCGCTCGACGCGGGGAAGGGGCTCTACCACCGCTTCTCCCCCCGGAACCGCATGGCCCCCTCGCCGGTCAGCTTCATCCGGGTCGATCCCCGGGCCAACGGCCTCTCCGTGCAGGCCTTCCACACTTTCCCTGACGATTGCTCGATCGTCCGCACGCAATCACTCTTCGAGGTGCTCGACCCCGGCCGCCGCTGA
- the hemE gene encoding uroporphyrinogen decarboxylase, translating into MPDRREDPPFLKACRREPTEVTPIWLMRQAGRYMADYRELRSKVSFLELCKTPDLATEVTVTAAERLGVDAAILFADILLILEPLGLDLEFAKGEGPVIHNPVVEPIDVDRIRPMADAGALSYVTEAVAQIRAALPPSVPLIGFAGAPFTLACYAIEGGGSRHYDRAKAFMYRDPAAWDVLMGRLTDATALYLNAQAEAGAQALQLFDSWVGTLSPRDYKRFVQPHMRRLFAALPADVPAIHFGTGTATLLEAQRDAGGSVIGLDWRVELDEAWDRLGPGVGVQGNLDPVVLLSTREEIERQARLVLQQAAGRPGHIFNLGHGILPQTPVDHVRALVDFVHEWRG; encoded by the coding sequence ATGCCGGATCGTCGCGAGGATCCTCCCTTCCTGAAGGCCTGCCGGCGCGAGCCGACCGAGGTGACGCCGATCTGGCTGATGCGGCAGGCGGGCCGCTACATGGCCGACTACCGGGAGTTGCGCTCCAAGGTCTCCTTCCTGGAGCTGTGCAAGACGCCGGACCTGGCGACCGAAGTCACGGTGACCGCCGCCGAGCGGCTGGGCGTCGACGCGGCGATCCTCTTCGCCGACATCCTGCTGATCCTGGAGCCCCTGGGCCTGGACCTGGAGTTCGCCAAGGGGGAGGGGCCGGTCATCCACAACCCGGTGGTCGAGCCGATCGACGTCGACCGGATCCGGCCGATGGCCGACGCCGGGGCCCTGAGCTACGTGACGGAGGCCGTGGCGCAGATCCGGGCGGCGCTGCCCCCCTCGGTGCCGCTCATCGGTTTCGCCGGCGCCCCGTTCACGCTGGCCTGTTACGCGATCGAGGGTGGAGGCTCCCGCCACTACGACCGCGCCAAGGCCTTCATGTACCGCGACCCGGCGGCCTGGGACGTGCTGATGGGGCGGCTGACCGACGCCACCGCCCTGTACCTGAACGCCCAGGCCGAGGCCGGCGCCCAGGCCCTGCAACTCTTCGACAGCTGGGTGGGGACGCTCTCGCCCCGCGACTACAAACGCTTCGTCCAGCCCCACATGCGCCGCCTCTTCGCGGCGCTCCCGGCCGACGTCCCGGCGATCCACTTCGGCACCGGCACCGCCACCCTGCTGGAGGCGCAGCGGGACGCCGGGGGCTCGGTGATCGGCCTCGACTGGCGGGTCGAGCTGGACGAGGCCTGGGACCGGCTCGGGCCCGGGGTGGGGGTGCAGGGGAACCTCGACCCGGTCGTCCTGCTGTCGACCCGGGAGGAGATCGAGCGTCAGGCCCGCCTGGTCCTCCAGCAGGCCGCAGGCCGTCCGGGCCACATCTTCAACCTGGGGCACGGGATCTTGCCGCAGACGCCGGTCGATCACGTCCGGGCGCTCGTCGATTTCGTGCACGAATGGCGCGGATAG
- a CDS encoding DUF1559 domain-containing protein gives MSHRSASRRGFTLIELLVVIAIIGVLIALLLPAVQSAREAARRAQCTNHLKQMGLALHNYESSIGSFPTGLMYRTQNNPVNNPCAGGIYTPGGQWGHSMFHYMLPQLEQAVLANAYNYSVLSADIRNATAQAAVVDTYICPSEERLPAPRGIDWEARVYYYPYNQRSYAGVAGDVELLRYINAAGPPWDGYCNRIKPTGMFGLNYQFKIADVRDGLSNTMFIGEYSRFPNEPGSSIFNFWTINGWFGDDLGGSRPPIFAYTVPKINAPSYDTGGTYAYVDNRGPEDWKYDSIAQNYGQFGFRSLHPGGALFLLGDGSVRFIKQTIALQTLWALGTRAGGEVISSDQY, from the coding sequence ATGTCTCATCGATCGGCCTCGAGGAGAGGGTTCACGCTGATCGAGTTGCTCGTCGTCATCGCCATCATCGGCGTGCTCATCGCCCTGCTGCTGCCCGCCGTGCAGAGCGCCCGGGAGGCCGCCCGGCGTGCCCAGTGCACCAACCATCTGAAGCAGATGGGCCTGGCCCTGCATAATTACGAGAGCTCGATCGGATCCTTCCCGACCGGGTTGATGTACCGCACCCAGAATAACCCGGTGAACAACCCCTGCGCCGGCGGCATCTACACGCCGGGCGGGCAGTGGGGGCACAGCATGTTCCATTACATGTTGCCCCAGCTGGAGCAGGCGGTCCTGGCGAACGCCTACAATTACTCGGTCCTCTCGGCGGACATCCGCAACGCGACCGCCCAGGCGGCGGTGGTCGACACGTACATCTGCCCCTCCGAGGAGCGATTGCCGGCGCCCCGGGGCATCGACTGGGAGGCGCGGGTCTATTACTACCCGTACAACCAGCGGTCGTATGCCGGCGTGGCCGGCGACGTGGAGCTGCTCCGCTACATCAACGCGGCCGGTCCGCCCTGGGACGGGTACTGCAACCGGATCAAGCCCACCGGCATGTTCGGCCTGAACTACCAGTTCAAGATCGCCGACGTCCGGGACGGCCTGAGCAATACCATGTTCATCGGCGAGTATTCCCGATTCCCGAACGAGCCCGGGTCCTCCATCTTCAACTTCTGGACGATCAACGGCTGGTTCGGCGACGACCTGGGAGGCTCCCGCCCGCCGATCTTCGCCTACACGGTGCCGAAGATCAACGCCCCGTCGTATGACACCGGCGGCACGTATGCCTACGTCGACAACCGGGGTCCCGAGGACTGGAAGTACGACTCGATCGCCCAGAACTACGGGCAGTTCGGCTTCCGCAGCCTCCACCCGGGCGGTGCCCTGTTCCTGCTGGGCGACGGGTCGGTCCGGTTCATCAAGCAGACCATCGCATTGCAGACGCTCTGGGCCCTCGGGACCCGGGCCGGCGGCGAGGTGATCAGCTCCGACCAGTACTGA
- a CDS encoding DUF1559 domain-containing protein, giving the protein MKSRTSSRRGFTLIELLVVIAIIGVLIALLLPAVQSAREAARRAQCTNNLKQIGLGLANYESSYGVFPPASFYYAKPNDGSCSGPIYGSRGHSMFTMILPFVEQGNIYQAINMDLPPAGVAGTSSQGMGYIQSTAYVTVVNSFVCPSDIDTKSSFTAGVNGNAYSPTSYAASTGTNDVYRWWLGCPNMIPTDGAFSVDDKTFKISEYRDGLSNTIFVGEKARFINDPDEIFNFWNRSLWFGAAGHTRPQGMASTGPRLNSGLLVPEPEGVWTAPADSQSWIYQNGGGLEMGQFGFLSQHPGGANFLFGDGSVRFLKETIDIGNAAQFAPSAAGNGQDRVGIYRNLSTRKGGEVVSADQF; this is encoded by the coding sequence ATGAAGAGCCGAACGTCCTCGAGGCGCGGTTTCACGCTGATCGAGCTGTTGGTCGTCATCGCCATCATCGGCGTGCTCATCGCCCTGCTGCTGCCCGCCGTGCAGAGCGCCCGGGAGGCGGCCCGGAGGGCCCAGTGCACCAACAACCTCAAGCAGATCGGCCTGGGCCTGGCCAATTACGAGAGTTCCTACGGCGTCTTCCCGCCGGCCTCGTTCTACTACGCGAAGCCCAATGACGGCAGTTGTTCCGGCCCGATCTACGGTTCGCGCGGGCACAGCATGTTCACGATGATCCTGCCGTTCGTGGAGCAGGGGAACATCTACCAGGCCATCAACATGGACCTGCCCCCGGCCGGGGTCGCCGGCACGTCGAGCCAGGGGATGGGATACATCCAGAGCACGGCGTACGTGACCGTGGTCAACAGTTTCGTCTGCCCGTCGGACATCGACACCAAGTCGAGCTTCACGGCCGGCGTCAATGGGAATGCCTATTCCCCGACCTCCTATGCCGCTTCGACGGGCACCAACGACGTCTATCGCTGGTGGCTCGGCTGCCCGAACATGATCCCGACCGACGGCGCGTTCAGCGTCGACGACAAGACCTTCAAGATCTCGGAGTATCGTGACGGCCTGAGCAACACGATCTTTGTGGGCGAGAAGGCCCGGTTCATCAATGATCCGGACGAAATCTTCAACTTCTGGAACCGATCGCTGTGGTTCGGCGCCGCCGGCCACACCCGCCCGCAGGGCATGGCCTCGACCGGCCCCCGACTGAACTCCGGACTGCTGGTCCCGGAGCCCGAAGGGGTCTGGACCGCGCCGGCCGATTCGCAGAGTTGGATCTATCAGAACGGCGGAGGCCTGGAGATGGGGCAGTTCGGCTTCCTGAGCCAGCACCCGGGCGGCGCGAACTTCCTGTTCGGCGACGGCTCGGTCCGCTTCCTCAAGGAGACGATCGACATCGGCAACGCGGCCCAGTTCGCCCCCAGCGCCGCCGGCAACGGCCAGGACCGCGTCGGCATTTATCGCAACCTGTCGACCCGCAAGGGCGGCGAGGTCGTCTCCGCCGACCAGTTCTGA